DNA sequence from the Rhizobium lusitanum genome:
CGATCGGCTGGCGCGGCGCTATCAGGCGCTGACGAAAAGCTCGACCAAAACCGAAGCCGTGCGACTGGCATTGCAGAAGGCACTGGATGAGGAACTGACCAAGCCGGCGCTTGCCGACATCGCCGTCGCCTTTTGCCGCAATCTCAAGCAGAAGGCCGCCGCCAAAGCCGCCGATGGCAGCACGGCGGGAGACGCCTGATGCTCATCGACGCCTCGGTATTGACCGCGATGATGACCGATGAGGAAGAGGCCCGCCGCCTCGCCGTCCGCATGCAGATGGCGACCGCGCGCATGACCTCGCCAATGGCGGCGGCTCAGGCGGCAATCGATATCGCTGCCCGCCTCGGCCTGACGGCAACCGAGGCCGGCGACGCGGTGCGGACCTTTCTGCAACTGATGAACATCCAGCTTCTGGCCATTCCTCCTCGCGCCGCCTTTCTGGCGGTAGAGGCATATGACCATTTCGGCGAGGGCCGCCATCCGGCGGCGCTCAGCCTTGGCGATTGCATGACCTATGCCTGCGCACGCTACTATCGCCAGCCATTATTGTCGAAGGGCGAGCAATTCAACCGGACCGACATCGAAGTGGCCTAAGCCACCCGATGCCACATTGCCGTCAAGGGCAAAGCGAGGCAGAGCCTGCGGCAAACGAGTTCGAGCGCGCGCCCACCGAATTCGGCGCCGCGGCGCATTGCAGCCGGGAGATGGAATCGCCGGCGCGGATCGGGCCGGTCACCGAGGGGTCGGTATTGATCGTGCCGTCGGGCAAGATCGCGTCCTTCGAGTGATCGACATTGCCGACATCGGCCTGAGCCGCATCGACCTTTAGTCTCTTGGGATGGTGCTTTTGCACGGATTCCGCCCAAGCGGCGCTGGACACGCCGATGACGAGAGCCGAGATGGCGAGAGTTTTGAGCAGCATGAGACTGCCTCCTTTGGGAGTTGAAGTCCCATCTATATGGGACCCGGCGAGCCGATTTACAGCCGCCGCCGACCCAAATATCGCATGAGTTCGAGGGACCCGGTCACGCCTTGATCTTGTGCCGCGATACCTCCGCGCCGGCATCGTGCCGTAGGCTGAGGAAGCGCAGCGACGAGACGATGCCGATCACCGCGATAACCAGGAAAGCCCAGCGAAAATCGACGAGGGAGAGCGCCTCGCCACCATGAATGGTGCGCGAGAGATTGAGTACGG
Encoded proteins:
- a CDS encoding type II toxin-antitoxin system VapB family antitoxin, whose amino-acid sequence is MPLYIKDDAIDRLARRYQALTKSSTKTEAVRLALQKALDEELTKPALADIAVAFCRNLKQKAAAKAADGSTAGDA
- a CDS encoding type II toxin-antitoxin system VapC family toxin; this translates as MLIDASVLTAMMTDEEEARRLAVRMQMATARMTSPMAAAQAAIDIAARLGLTATEAGDAVRTFLQLMNIQLLAIPPRAAFLAVEAYDHFGEGRHPAALSLGDCMTYACARYYRQPLLSKGEQFNRTDIEVA